In Ostrea edulis chromosome 10, xbOstEdul1.1, whole genome shotgun sequence, one genomic interval encodes:
- the LOC125661233 gene encoding uncharacterized protein LOC125661233, whose protein sequence is MACSSATATTTAFTKDLSLVPDVTFAFVENFIKSQSTSSGKEQMTKGFKYYSEQYVQSVSVYEDNEGCLVKGKCYRSQRKNESPHDIKVLINQEQVEYSFCTCAIGQSGYCGHVTALLYQIAFYKLMKYKLIPTDIARTSLPQTWHVPRGEKLQGEKVDNIVVQGYDRNNPQRATKGIKSTLYNPICGEEELDVNGFLDEIKDLNIMFNTSVENSTERVQTKFGNFQKGSVLSYQQKLATDYVLNLMEVNDFPNLPVRNVMKDNVSYVLSENQVKKFDSLKLTELESIEMEESTREQSNDPKWHKLRHARITASSSGEIAKRRADGRKLAERLQTARRFQSAAMKRGIETEGVAAQAYSEKMDNNVNLYPCGVVVSPFSHWLAATPDRKVYCPSRDPPFGLLEIKCPDTDDLSKVKCLREDNGQLKLKTNDNYYYQVQMQMAVTGLEWCDFYVWLENVSHLETIYFNEQFWQCAKDKLDLFFLTYYLE, encoded by the exons ATGGCGTGCTCCAGTGCAACTGCTACTACGACTGCTTTTACGAAGGATTTATCTCTTGTTCCCGATGTTACATTCGCATTCGTTGAGAATTTTATTAAATCTCAATCAACTAGCTCCGGAAAGGAACAAATGACTAAAGGTTTCAAGTACTACAGTGAGCAATATGTGCAGTCTGTGTCGG TTTATGAAGATAATGAGGGTTGCCTTGTTAAAGGGAAATGTTACAGATCACAAAGGAAAAATGAGTCTCCCCATGATATAAAG GTCTTGATCAATCAGGAACAAGTAGAATATTCATTCTGCACATGTGCCATTGGACAAAGTGGATATTGCGGCCATGTAACAGCGCTACTCTACCAAATAGCCTTTTATAAACTGATGAAATATAAGCTTATTCCAACAGATATTGCAAGAACTTCATTACCCCAAACGTGGCATGTTCCAAGAGGTGAAAAACTACAGGGAGAAAAGGTTGACAATATTGTTGTGCAAGGGTACGACCGGAATAACCCACAGAGAGCTACAAAAGGAATTAAGTCAACCTTATATAATCCTATATGTGGAGAGGAGGAATTGGATGTGAATGGGTTTTTGGATGAAATCAAGGACCTAAACATCATGTTTAACACATCAGTAGAAAATTCAACAGAAAGGGTGCAGACAAAATTTGgcaattttcaaaaaggaaGTGTACTCAGCTATCAGCAGAAGTTAGCAACTGATTATGTTCTTAATCTGATGGAAGTTAATGACTTTCCAAATTTGCCAGTGAGGAATGTAATGAAGGATAATGTGTCATATGTACTGAGTGAAAATCAAGTAAAAAAATTTGATTCCTTGAAATTAACAGAGCTTGAGAGCATTGAAATGGAGGAAAGCACCCGGGAGCAGTCGAATGATCCGAAGTGGCATAAACTGCGGCATGCTAGAATCACAGCTTCATCATCAGGGGAAATTGCCAAGCGACGGGCAG ATGGCAGAAAACTAGCAGAGAGGTTACAAACAGCTAGACGTTTTCAGTCTGCTGCTATGAAACGTGGCATTGAGACTGAAGGTGTTGCTGCTCAAGCATATAGTGAG aaaatgGATAACAATGTTAATCTGTATCCTTGCGGAGTGGTTGTTAGTCCTTTTTCTCATTGGTTGGCTGCAACTCCAGACAGGAAAGTTTACTGTCCATCAAGGGATCCACCTTTTGGATTGCTAGAAATAAAGTGCCCGGACACTGACGACTTGTCAAAAGTGAAATGTCTTCGAGAGGACAATGgacaattaaaattaaaaacaaacgaTAACTACTATTACCAAGTTCAAATGCAAATGGCTGTAACAGGATTAGAGTGGTGTGATTTTTATGTATGGTTGGAAAATGTATCTCACTTggaaacaatttattttaatgaGCAGTTCTGGCAATGTGCAAAAGACAAATTGGATTTATTTTTTCTGACTTATTATTTggaataa
- the LOC125661232 gene encoding uncharacterized protein LOC125661232, whose protein sequence is MAEEVPIPKRDEYCCVPQCNGNARLHKELSFHKIPSLKKPDLRRRWIIAIRRDEGPLFKIGGNTVVCSRHFKTEDFRWTLVRKCLKPDAVPSVFQWTGEVNTRKPPKERTSQHKKVLAEIHVPSSSQELQTSDDLHDENLPEVSSDENKDPHIECSAKLAELQKILEDKESEIKAKNEEIEALNKKLTLERFGINRFSFDNEMVEFYTGFPSYALFLTFYNAIKPTALRMKSVYYSQVDELSSRGRPKAMDSIDELFMFLCRLKCGFLSDDLSVRFNIHKSTVSRKNITWGNYMYFLLGGINIWPSREKILQHMPNDFKVSYPKTRIIIDCTEIFSERPSSLALASKTFSTYKSHNTWKGLVGIAPNGSITFISSLYSGCMSDVEITKRCGLIELMETGDQIMADKGFVLNNVLKDTGISVATPHFLCADGQFTASQIEDNQKIASLRIHVERHIKRVKEYKLLQSTVPLSIAGSVNQLWTVANLLTLFRRPLIKQKK, encoded by the exons ATGGCTGAGGAAGTGCCGATTCCAAAACGCGATGAATACTGTTGTGTTCCGCAATGCAACGGGAACGCAAGGCTCCACAAAGAACTCAGTTTTCATAAAATACCATCCTTGAAAAAACCTGACCTGAGGAGAAGATGGATTATTGCTATCCGTCGGGATGAAGGGCCGCTTTTTAAG ATCGGAGGTAACACTGTTGTGTGTTCACGACATTTTAAGACTGAGGACTTCAGATGGACACTTGTCCGAAAATGCCTAAAGCCTGACGCTGTTCCTTCAGTATTCCAGTGGACTGGTGAAGTCAATACAAGAAAGCCACCGAAAGAAAGGACTTCGCAACACAAAAAAGTATTAGCcgagatacatgtaccttcttCCTCCCAAGAACTGCAAACAAGTGATGATTTACATGATGAAAATTTGCCAGAAGTGTCATCAGATGA aaacaaagACCCCCATATTGAGTGTAGTGCAAAGCTTGCTGAACTGCAGAAGATTTTGGAAGATAAAGAATCAGAAATTAAAGCTAAGAATGAAGAAATAGAagctttaaataaaaaattgacCCTCGAACGCTTTGGTATCAACCGATTTTCATTTGACAATGAAATGGTAGAATTTTACACAGGATTTCCCAGTTATGCTTTATTTCTTACATTCTACAATGCAATTAAACCAACCGCTCTTCGCATGAAAAGCGTTTACTACAGCCAAGTTGATGAATTGAGTAGTAGAGGTAGACCAAAAGCAATGGACTCAATTGACGAGCTCTTCATGTTTCTATGTAGATTGAAATGTGGTTTCCTATCTGATGATTTATCTGTACGATTTAATATTCATAAGTCCACAGTAAGCAGGAAAAATATAACCTGgggaaattacatgtattttttgttGGGAGGTATAAATATCTGGCCATCACGAGAAAAAATATTACAGCATATGCCTAATGATTTCAAAGTTTCATATCCAAAGACTCGCATCATCATAGACTGTACCGAGATTTTCTCAGAAAGACCATCCTCACTGGCCCTTGCATCTAAAACATTTTCAACCTACAAGAGCCACAACACATGGAAGGGTCTAGTAGGAATAGCACCTAATGGATCAATCACTTTTATATCCTCTTTATATTCTGGATGCATGTCTGATGTTGAAATTACTAAACGCTGTGGCCTTATTGAACTCATGGAGACAGGCGACCAAATAATGGCAGATAAGGGTTTTGTCCTGAATAATGTATTGAAAGACACCGGAATTTCAGTGGCAACCCCACATTTCTTGTGCGCAGATGGCCAATTCACAGCTTCACAAATAGAAGACAACCAGAAAATTGCATCACTAAGAATACATGTTGAACGGCATATCAAGAGGGTGAAGGAATATAAACTACTACAATCAACAGTACCACTCTCAATTGCAGGATCAGTGAACCAGTTGTGGACCGTGGCCAATCTTCTTACGTTATTCAGAAGGCCATTAATAaagcagaaaaaataa